In Streptomyces durocortorensis, a genomic segment contains:
- a CDS encoding ATP-grasp domain-containing protein, with product MNKHVLLLHPVAQWSLGRIAAICEREGWRLTIVTIENSTVGDRVTTLHEWIRVPALSDSPGELLSQIGARRFDAVVAGNEFAVIAADVLARELGLHHNDVARIRASRNKALMRRMFQEYGIPQPRTIAELSSVEESRSFDWTGVAFPVIVKPVDMAMSLFVRKCDSREEVEAALTRMSAFRTSRLTNYEFSTDALVEEYVGGPEFSLECVVQDGRVLAHSVTRKFVSPLPACYEIGHISGVDLPEARLRELLTVTERIASSWAMEQGVMHVEFKMTPERISVIEAAARPAGDHVPELVELQQGLSLEDAYLHARVGLPWKPAAREQGDTWHAIRFHYDERSEVPRPASVDVLRSHDEPEGVVPGAEPFSVNSRTGYSMLRSRSQADLDGYIRAT from the coding sequence GTGAACAAGCATGTTCTGTTGCTGCACCCGGTCGCGCAGTGGTCGCTGGGCCGGATCGCCGCGATCTGTGAGCGCGAGGGCTGGCGGCTGACCATCGTGACGATCGAGAACTCGACCGTCGGCGACCGGGTCACGACGCTGCACGAGTGGATCAGGGTGCCCGCCCTGTCCGACTCGCCCGGGGAACTGCTGTCGCAGATCGGGGCACGGCGGTTCGACGCGGTCGTCGCGGGCAACGAGTTCGCGGTGATCGCGGCCGATGTGCTGGCCCGGGAACTGGGCCTGCACCACAACGACGTCGCCCGGATCCGGGCCTCCCGGAACAAGGCCCTCATGCGGCGGATGTTCCAGGAGTACGGCATCCCCCAGCCCCGGACGATCGCCGAACTGTCCTCCGTCGAGGAGAGCAGGTCGTTCGACTGGACGGGCGTCGCCTTCCCCGTGATCGTCAAGCCGGTCGACATGGCGATGAGCCTCTTCGTGCGCAAGTGCGACTCCAGGGAGGAGGTGGAGGCAGCGCTGACGAGGATGTCGGCCTTCCGGACCTCGCGGCTGACCAACTACGAGTTCAGCACCGACGCCCTGGTCGAGGAGTACGTGGGCGGGCCCGAGTTCAGCCTCGAATGCGTCGTGCAGGACGGCAGGGTCCTCGCCCACTCGGTGACCCGGAAGTTCGTGTCGCCGCTGCCCGCCTGCTACGAGATCGGCCACATCTCCGGCGTGGACCTGCCGGAGGCCCGACTGCGGGAACTGCTCACCGTGACCGAGCGCATCGCGTCCAGCTGGGCCATGGAACAGGGCGTGATGCACGTGGAGTTCAAGATGACTCCCGAGCGGATCAGCGTCATCGAGGCCGCCGCACGGCCGGCGGGCGACCACGTACCGGAGCTCGTCGAGCTCCAGCAGGGGCTGTCCCTGGAGGACGCCTACCTGCACGCGCGGGTCGGCCTCCCCTGGAAGCCCGCCGCGCGGGAACAGGGCGACACCTGGCACGCGATCCGCTTCCACTACGACGAGCGCTCCGAGGTGCCGCGTCCGGCGAGCGTCGACGTGCTGCGGTCCCACGACGAACCGGAAGGCGTCGTGCCGGGTGCGGAGCCCTTCTCGGTGAACAGCCGTACCGGCTACTCGATGCTGCGCAGCCGTTCGCAGGCCGACCTGGACGGCTACATCCGGGCCACGTGA
- a CDS encoding ATP-grasp domain-containing protein, with protein MENPKQVVVVGGGPGLCDRIRQLGAEITLVDTPAGYDADLVRVARRTVLTEYDDPSLIPLLREIHRGTPFTAVLSLTEHGLLPAARIAEELGVPGLSAEVVGRTRDKLAMRARLREEGFSTVPSSVVRDADGIRAFAAEHGYPVIVKPRHGLGSEHVVCLRRADEVVMPPATTDTYIAEPFLDGPEFSVEAVSCAGDHHVLAITGKFTQDSDPENPFVEVGHVVPAPLPPEVATAIGGYVSAFLDVMGITDGCTHTEVRLTPGGPEVIETHTRVGGDQIPTLVRQATGHDLIDLLVQWSLDRTTPPPPAPTVAGAAAIRFFAPPPGTVVGVSGAQRWPGLPGVVKFHLPLKTGDTISPIRNSHTRVGYVLATASTAAQAIDICGEVVAGVRIDVR; from the coding sequence ATGGAGAATCCGAAGCAGGTCGTCGTTGTCGGCGGCGGTCCCGGTCTGTGCGACCGGATCCGCCAGCTCGGTGCGGAGATCACGCTGGTCGACACACCGGCGGGGTACGACGCCGACCTGGTGCGGGTCGCGCGGCGCACCGTACTGACCGAGTACGACGACCCCTCGCTGATCCCGCTGCTGCGGGAGATCCACCGCGGGACGCCGTTCACCGCGGTGCTCTCCCTCACGGAGCACGGCCTGCTGCCCGCGGCCCGGATCGCGGAGGAACTCGGTGTCCCCGGCCTCTCCGCGGAGGTGGTCGGGCGCACCCGGGACAAGTTGGCCATGCGCGCCCGGCTGCGGGAGGAGGGCTTCTCCACCGTGCCGTCCTCGGTCGTGCGCGACGCCGACGGCATCCGGGCGTTCGCGGCCGAGCACGGCTACCCGGTGATCGTGAAGCCCCGGCACGGCCTGGGCAGCGAGCACGTGGTGTGCCTGCGCCGGGCCGACGAGGTGGTGATGCCGCCCGCGACCACAGACACGTACATCGCGGAGCCGTTCCTCGACGGTCCGGAGTTCTCGGTCGAGGCGGTCAGCTGCGCCGGTGACCACCATGTGCTGGCGATCACCGGCAAGTTCACCCAGGACTCGGACCCGGAGAACCCCTTCGTCGAGGTCGGCCACGTCGTACCGGCGCCACTCCCCCCGGAGGTCGCGACGGCCATCGGCGGTTACGTCTCCGCGTTCCTCGACGTCATGGGAATCACCGACGGCTGCACCCACACCGAGGTGCGACTGACGCCCGGCGGCCCGGAAGTCATCGAGACGCACACCCGGGTCGGCGGGGACCAGATTCCGACCCTCGTGCGCCAGGCGACCGGACACGACCTGATCGACCTCCTGGTCCAGTGGTCCCTGGACCGGACCACGCCCCCGCCGCCCGCGCCCACGGTCGCGGGCGCCGCCGCGATCCGCTTCTTCGCGCCGCCGCCGGGCACGGTCGTCGGTGTCAGCGGGGCGCAGCGGTGGCCGGGGCTGCCCGGTGTGGTCAAGTTCCACCTTCCGCTGAAGACCGGGGACACGATTTCCCCGATTCGGAACTCCCACACACGGGTCGGCTACGTCCTGGCCACAGCTTCGACCGCCGCACAGGCGATCGATATATGCGGAGAGGTCGTCGCCGGGGTGCGTATTGACGTCAGGTAG
- the argH gene encoding argininosuccinate lyase, translating into MHNDASKGSGLIRGRFGEGMSEVMEQINASIGFDRRMAMQDIDGSVAHVTMLCEQDIISQADATAIKDGLEVIRGEITSGTFTFSVELEDIHMNIESRLRDLIGPAAGRLHTARSRNDQVATSFRLWVRDANDRALALVHQLIEVLVEQAAQNTATIMPGYTHLQSAQPVSFGHHLMAYVEMFGRDHGRLLDARARMNESPLGAAALAGTSFAIDRDRTAELLGYARPMRNSLDAVSDRDFALEYLSAASLCMTHLSRLADEIVLWMSPQFSFIELSDAWTTGSSIMPQKRNPDAAELVRGKVGRVHGSLFGLLTVMKALPLTFSKDMQEDKERTFDGADTFELCLKAMIGMVGDMKARATEMRAAAGAAHATATDLADWLTRELGMPFREAHHITGRLVRLADEHGCSLDELSLEDMRQVDARITEDVFAVLGVEDSVTSRRSLGGTSPERVAEQVEEWRARLQQAPTTD; encoded by the coding sequence GTGCACAACGACGCGAGCAAGGGCAGTGGGCTGATCCGGGGGCGCTTCGGTGAGGGCATGTCCGAAGTGATGGAACAGATCAACGCCTCCATCGGATTCGACCGGCGTATGGCCATGCAGGACATCGACGGCTCGGTCGCCCATGTCACGATGCTCTGCGAGCAGGACATCATCTCCCAGGCGGACGCGACGGCGATCAAGGACGGCCTGGAGGTGATCCGGGGCGAGATCACCTCCGGGACCTTCACCTTCTCGGTGGAACTCGAAGACATCCACATGAACATCGAGTCCCGGCTGCGCGATCTGATCGGCCCCGCGGCCGGGCGGCTGCACACCGCCCGCAGCAGGAACGACCAGGTCGCCACCAGCTTCCGCCTCTGGGTGCGGGACGCGAACGACCGCGCGCTCGCCCTGGTCCACCAGCTCATCGAGGTCCTGGTCGAGCAGGCCGCGCAGAACACGGCGACGATCATGCCGGGTTACACGCACCTCCAGAGCGCGCAGCCGGTGTCCTTCGGCCACCACCTGATGGCGTACGTCGAGATGTTCGGGCGCGACCACGGCAGGCTGCTCGACGCCCGCGCGCGCATGAACGAGTCCCCCCTCGGGGCCGCCGCGCTCGCCGGGACGTCGTTCGCGATCGACCGTGACCGTACGGCCGAACTCCTCGGCTACGCACGGCCGATGCGCAACTCCCTGGACGCCGTCTCGGACCGCGACTTCGCCCTTGAGTACCTCTCCGCGGCCTCCCTGTGCATGACGCACCTGTCCCGCCTGGCCGACGAGATCGTGCTGTGGATGTCGCCGCAGTTCAGCTTCATCGAGCTCTCGGACGCCTGGACGACCGGTTCCTCGATCATGCCGCAGAAGCGCAACCCCGACGCCGCCGAACTGGTCCGCGGGAAGGTCGGCCGGGTGCACGGCTCGCTGTTCGGGCTGCTGACGGTCATGAAGGCCCTGCCGCTGACGTTCTCCAAGGACATGCAGGAGGACAAGGAGCGGACCTTCGACGGCGCGGACACCTTCGAGCTCTGCCTGAAGGCCATGATCGGCATGGTCGGCGACATGAAGGCGCGCGCCACCGAGATGCGCGCCGCGGCGGGCGCCGCCCACGCGACGGCGACCGACCTGGCCGACTGGCTGACGCGTGAGCTGGGCATGCCGTTCCGGGAGGCCCACCACATCACCGGCCGGCTCGTGCGCCTGGCGGACGAACACGGGTGCAGCCTCGATGAGTTGTCGCTGGAGGACATGCGGCAGGTCGACGCCCGCATCACCGAGGACGTCTTCGCGGTGCTCGGTGTGGAGGACTCGGTGACCTCGCGCCGCAGCCTCGGCGGAACCTCGCCGGAGCGCGTGGCGGAGCAGGTCGAGGAGTGGCGGGCACGCCTCCAGCAGGCGCCCACCACCGACTGA
- a CDS encoding fatty acid desaturase family protein gives MSKNALSPQFLFQRAAVRGRDEAVFIGKLCALAVMVGAGVFLAIQASYAAVAAGIVILAAAYTHAVELQHQCLHHSAFRSSRWHRIIGVPLGTPMLVSYSHYRVRHLQHHRYLGTPQDTEFFGFDTRRPLTLGALAKGLFDGSRVLAVVRDTARCVPGTWQYDMGQIAPRSRKAIISEYRWFAAFFALLAAACLLGEGPLVLRLWLLPFIVAMPMHFLVELPEHVLCDTASADVLRNTRSITGSRLTTWFTNGNNLHIEHHAAMNVPINRLRERHGDVQEFGLHVQRTYAEFFAIVMREAWKNRGTARAPRPAPAQGPNR, from the coding sequence ATGTCCAAAAACGCGCTTTCTCCGCAATTTCTGTTCCAGCGTGCAGCTGTTCGCGGCAGAGACGAAGCGGTCTTCATCGGCAAACTGTGCGCGCTTGCCGTCATGGTCGGGGCCGGGGTGTTTCTCGCTATTCAGGCCTCCTATGCGGCGGTCGCCGCCGGTATTGTGATCCTTGCCGCCGCCTACACCCACGCGGTGGAATTGCAGCACCAATGTCTGCACCATTCCGCTTTCCGCAGCTCGCGCTGGCACCGAATAATCGGCGTGCCCCTCGGCACGCCGATGCTGGTCTCGTACAGCCACTACCGGGTACGTCACCTCCAGCACCACCGCTACCTGGGCACGCCCCAGGACACGGAGTTCTTCGGCTTCGACACCCGTAGGCCGCTGACGCTCGGAGCCCTGGCCAAGGGGCTGTTCGACGGGTCGCGCGTCCTGGCCGTCGTACGCGACACCGCCCGCTGCGTCCCCGGCACCTGGCAGTACGACATGGGGCAGATCGCGCCCAGGAGCCGGAAGGCGATCATCAGCGAATACCGCTGGTTCGCCGCCTTCTTCGCACTGCTCGCCGCCGCCTGCCTCCTGGGCGAAGGCCCGCTCGTCCTGCGACTGTGGCTGCTGCCCTTCATCGTGGCCATGCCGATGCACTTTCTGGTCGAACTGCCCGAGCACGTCCTGTGCGACACCGCCAGCGCCGATGTGCTGCGCAATACGCGTTCCATAACGGGAAGCCGGCTCACCACCTGGTTCACCAACGGCAACAACCTGCACATCGAGCACCACGCCGCGATGAACGTCCCGATCAACCGACTGCGTGAACGGCACGGCGACGTCCAGGAGTTCGGACTGCACGTGCAGCGCACGTATGCCGAGTTCTTCGCCATCGTGATGCGGGAGGCATGGAAGAACAGGGGCACGGCCCGGGCGCCCCGGCCGGCCCCCGCACAGGGCCCGAACCGATAG
- a CDS encoding ATP-grasp domain-containing protein, with translation MTTDTRAPAEGVTHVLVGYGAFLMAELDRLLPEASLLILEEPHIIEARNIREAASRYRCVAEVRAAATQDEGGAGDLAHTVARPPRVRAVFPGVEYGVVAAAVLADAWGLPGGGVRAARTLRDKEELRRAAAAHALAQPAFAEATGPADVEELRARHGGECVLKPANRQASLGVVLLGPDDDAESAWRHTVGADEPRLRVNYPDSARYLVEERLHGPEFSVEALVHDGTVGFLNVTAKDVLPGRHPVELGHTVPAPPGAADEDALRAAMAGLVGAIGFGTGVLHAEWVLTGGRPHLIECAGRLPGDRIHSLIDLAYGGDGILADLLGLLAGEGPVPARPARRAAAITFLPAPAAQTPDAVVLAVTGADKAEALDGVEEVAVSAAPGQQVVVTTSSWQRAGYVIATGAGPKEAAATARTAASHITVTVGAP, from the coding sequence ATGACGACCGACACCCGCGCCCCCGCCGAGGGCGTCACGCATGTCCTGGTCGGCTACGGCGCCTTCCTCATGGCCGAACTCGACCGGCTGCTCCCCGAGGCCAGCCTGCTCATCCTGGAGGAGCCGCACATCATCGAGGCGCGGAACATCCGTGAGGCGGCCTCCCGGTACCGCTGCGTCGCCGAGGTGCGCGCCGCCGCCACCCAGGACGAGGGGGGCGCCGGAGACCTCGCGCACACCGTGGCCCGCCCGCCGCGGGTCCGAGCCGTGTTCCCCGGCGTCGAGTACGGGGTCGTCGCCGCCGCCGTACTCGCGGACGCCTGGGGCCTGCCCGGCGGCGGTGTCCGCGCGGCCAGGACCCTGCGTGACAAGGAGGAGCTGCGGCGGGCCGCCGCCGCCCACGCCCTCGCACAGCCCGCGTTCGCCGAGGCCACCGGCCCCGCCGACGTCGAGGAGCTGCGCGCCCGGCACGGCGGGGAGTGCGTCCTGAAACCGGCCAACCGCCAGGCCAGCCTCGGTGTGGTGCTGCTCGGCCCCGACGACGACGCCGAGTCCGCCTGGCGGCACACCGTCGGCGCGGACGAGCCCCGGCTGCGCGTGAACTACCCGGACAGCGCCCGCTACCTGGTCGAGGAACGCCTGCACGGGCCGGAGTTCAGCGTGGAGGCGCTCGTCCACGACGGCACCGTCGGCTTCCTCAACGTCACCGCCAAGGACGTCCTGCCCGGCCGCCACCCGGTCGAACTCGGCCACACCGTGCCCGCGCCCCCGGGCGCGGCCGACGAGGACGCGCTGCGCGCCGCCATGGCCGGTCTGGTCGGCGCCATCGGCTTCGGCACCGGCGTCCTGCACGCCGAGTGGGTGCTGACCGGCGGGCGGCCCCACCTGATCGAGTGCGCGGGCCGTCTTCCCGGGGACCGTATCCACTCCCTCATCGACCTCGCGTACGGCGGCGACGGCATCCTCGCGGACCTCCTCGGACTGCTGGCGGGCGAGGGCCCCGTACCGGCGCGCCCCGCCCGGCGCGCCGCCGCCATCACCTTCCTGCCCGCCCCGGCCGCACAGACACCCGACGCGGTCGTCCTCGCCGTCACCGGCGCGGACAAGGCCGAGGCGCTGGACGGCGTCGAGGAGGTGGCGGTGTCCGCCGCGCCCGGCCAGCAGGTCGTGGTGACCACCAGCTCCTGGCAGCGCGCCGGCTACGTCATAGCCACCGGGGCCGGTCCGAAGGAGGCCGCCGCGACGGCCCGCACGGCCGCCTCGCACATCACCGTCACCGTGGGCGCCCCATGA
- a CDS encoding MFS transporter: MTGPRTGPAPKRLGLPPLSEYLPGSPAGRLFALATLTSSFGTGLFLAGATVFFTTAAGLTHVQLGAGLGIAAFVGLVATIPLGGLADRAGARNVLIGAMLWRALCFTALAFVQGPVAFTVAASCQAVAQNATGPLTQALVGGIAGDGDRVRLMAVVRTVRNIGFSLGALAATPMLLIDDIWINRGVLIGNAAAFAVSALLMLRLRAPGPVKAPAFRNPFAAFRAVRDGRYLTLAGLNSVLTLHMTLLAVGLPLWVTSHDSAPDALVPILVLVNTVLAVVLQVPFAKGVTDPRTGVRALRRAGLALAGCAAVLAVPVDTKASLAIAAALAACVLLTAGELWQAAGAWELSYTYAPEDRRNVYLSVFSLGFAVQDMAGPLLITAVVLVQGPPGWLGLAALFAVASLLPGLVVRRLKPPAAEPVSPAAVTGA, translated from the coding sequence ATGACCGGGCCCCGCACCGGCCCGGCGCCCAAACGCCTCGGCCTCCCGCCCCTGAGCGAGTACCTGCCCGGCAGCCCCGCCGGCCGCCTCTTCGCGCTCGCCACCCTGACCAGCTCCTTCGGCACCGGCCTCTTCCTGGCGGGTGCCACGGTCTTCTTCACCACGGCGGCCGGACTCACCCACGTCCAACTGGGCGCGGGCCTCGGCATAGCGGCGTTCGTCGGGCTGGTCGCCACCATCCCGCTCGGCGGCCTCGCCGACCGGGCCGGTGCCCGCAACGTCCTCATCGGCGCCATGCTGTGGCGCGCCCTGTGCTTCACGGCGCTCGCGTTCGTCCAGGGCCCTGTGGCCTTCACCGTCGCCGCGTCCTGCCAGGCAGTCGCCCAGAATGCGACCGGCCCCCTCACCCAGGCGCTCGTCGGGGGCATCGCCGGGGACGGCGACCGGGTCCGGTTGATGGCCGTCGTCCGCACCGTGCGGAACATCGGCTTCTCCCTCGGCGCGCTCGCCGCCACCCCGATGCTGCTGATCGACGACATCTGGATCAACCGCGGCGTCCTCATCGGCAACGCGGCCGCCTTCGCCGTTTCCGCCCTGCTGATGCTGCGGCTGCGCGCCCCGGGCCCGGTCAAGGCCCCCGCGTTCCGCAACCCGTTCGCCGCCTTCAGAGCCGTCAGGGACGGCCGCTACCTGACGCTGGCCGGACTCAACTCCGTCCTCACCCTGCACATGACCCTGCTGGCCGTGGGCCTGCCCCTGTGGGTGACCAGCCACGACAGCGCCCCCGACGCACTCGTCCCGATCCTGGTCCTCGTCAACACCGTGCTGGCCGTGGTGCTCCAGGTGCCCTTCGCCAAGGGGGTCACCGACCCCCGAACCGGTGTCCGGGCCCTGCGCCGCGCCGGACTGGCCCTGGCAGGCTGCGCCGCCGTACTGGCCGTCCCCGTGGACACGAAGGCTTCCCTGGCGATCGCGGCAGCGCTGGCCGCCTGCGTACTACTGACCGCGGGGGAGCTGTGGCAGGCGGCCGGAGCCTGGGAACTCTCCTACACCTACGCCCCCGAGGACCGCAGGAACGTCTACCTCTCGGTCTTCAGCCTGGGCTTCGCGGTCCAGGACATGGCGGGCCCCCTCCTGATCACCGCCGTGGTCCTCGTCCAGGGCCCCCCGGGATGGCTGGGCCTGGCAGCCCTGTTCGCCGTCGCATCCCTGCTCCCGGGCCTGGTCGTCCGCCGTCTGAAGCCCCCGGCGGCCGAGCCGGTGTCCCCGGCGGCGGTCACGGGGGCCTGA
- a CDS encoding MFS transporter, with protein MSSETKDPGPVDTDKAADGTAAEPAASVAAVPGDWKMTRLLWPLMLASAIGLVPFTIYSTFLVPIADTADSGVAALGQLRGLGGLAALAVGTALAPLIDRVRKEWAAAGGLAVLALSAALGATGDFLLLAAFCLLVGAGTAVLNPALTAAAADRFDSDAASGRAATLITATQSLTALLAAPLVALPAVLWGWQGDLWAIAAVAAVLAAYFFLRGRRPHPAGQDSAARANKADRPGYLASFRLLGALPGVVPLLFVAMLRTAAFMGYLAYLAAFYDERFALSPGPFAIVWTLSGTAFFLGNLVAGRLLSADRPKVPTERLMALALLVALAALVGVFFTHSLFLALPLTALVGAGHATVAACVTTLLVRRCGSLRGTALSINSAGMSLGVFVGAGLGGVGLALGGYPGTAAALGALTLAALVFARVAARHGDMSEGRAA; from the coding sequence ATGAGCAGCGAGACCAAGGACCCGGGCCCGGTGGACACGGACAAGGCGGCCGACGGGACCGCGGCGGAGCCGGCCGCGAGCGTGGCGGCCGTACCGGGCGACTGGAAGATGACCCGCCTGCTGTGGCCGCTCATGCTCGCCTCAGCCATCGGGCTGGTGCCCTTCACGATCTACAGCACGTTCCTCGTCCCCATCGCCGACACGGCGGACAGCGGTGTCGCCGCGCTCGGCCAGCTGCGCGGTCTGGGCGGCCTGGCCGCGCTCGCGGTGGGAACCGCCCTCGCCCCCCTGATCGACCGCGTACGCAAGGAATGGGCGGCCGCGGGCGGGCTGGCCGTGCTCGCCCTCTCGGCGGCCCTCGGCGCGACCGGCGATTTCCTGTTGCTGGCGGCGTTCTGCCTGCTCGTCGGCGCAGGTACGGCGGTACTGAACCCGGCGCTCACCGCGGCGGCGGCCGACCGATTCGACAGCGACGCGGCCTCCGGCCGGGCGGCGACCCTCATCACCGCCACCCAGTCCCTCACAGCGCTGCTCGCCGCGCCCCTGGTCGCCCTGCCCGCCGTGCTCTGGGGCTGGCAGGGCGACCTGTGGGCGATCGCCGCCGTCGCGGCCGTACTCGCCGCGTACTTCTTCCTCCGGGGCCGCCGCCCTCACCCGGCGGGGCAGGACAGCGCGGCCAGGGCGAACAAGGCGGACCGGCCGGGCTACCTGGCGTCGTTCAGACTGCTGGGCGCGCTTCCGGGCGTGGTGCCGCTCCTGTTCGTCGCCATGCTGCGGACGGCGGCGTTCATGGGGTACCTCGCCTATCTGGCGGCCTTCTACGACGAGCGCTTCGCGCTGTCCCCCGGGCCGTTCGCCATCGTCTGGACGTTGAGCGGTACCGCGTTCTTCCTCGGGAACCTCGTCGCCGGGCGTCTGCTGAGCGCCGACCGGCCGAAGGTCCCCACCGAGCGGCTGATGGCCCTGGCCCTGCTGGTGGCACTGGCAGCACTCGTGGGCGTGTTCTTCACCCACTCCCTGTTCCTCGCCCTCCCGCTGACCGCCCTCGTCGGCGCCGGTCACGCCACGGTCGCCGCCTGCGTCACCACGCTCCTCGTACGCCGCTGCGGCTCGCTGCGCGGCACCGCGCTGAGCATCAACTCCGCCGGCATGAGCCTCGGCGTGTTCGTCGGAGCCGGTCTCGGCGGTGTGGGACTGGCACTCGGCGGCTATCCGGGAACGGCCGCCGCACTGGGTGCCCTGACGCTGGCGGCGCTCGTCTTCGCCCGTGTCGCCGCCCGGCATGGGGACATGAGCGAGGGCCGGGCCGCCTAG